In the genome of Bacteroidetes Order II. bacterium, one region contains:
- a CDS encoding thymidine kinase: MEPFVIKREETGWIEVVCGSMFSGKTEELIRRMRRAEIAKQRVEIFKPAFDVRYADTEVVSHNRTSIPSIVVQHAAEILQNAGNAQVIGIDEAHFFDTDLPRVCQELARKGRRVIIAGLDQDYRAQPFEQMAQLMAVAEYVTKLHAICVVCGAPANNSQRIVASNERLLLGEKDAYEPRCRHCFEWPHEA, encoded by the coding sequence ATGGAACCTTTTGTTATAAAACGGGAAGAAACCGGTTGGATAGAAGTGGTGTGTGGCTCCATGTTCTCCGGAAAAACCGAGGAATTGATCAGGCGGATGCGTCGGGCGGAGATTGCAAAACAGCGGGTGGAAATCTTTAAACCTGCGTTTGATGTGCGGTATGCCGATACCGAAGTGGTTTCACACAACCGAACCAGTATCCCTTCTATCGTTGTACAACATGCTGCCGAAATTCTGCAAAATGCTGGAAATGCACAGGTTATCGGAATTGATGAAGCACATTTTTTTGATACCGATTTGCCGCGTGTTTGCCAAGAATTGGCCCGAAAAGGGCGTCGGGTGATCATTGCAGGGCTGGATCAGGATTACCGCGCACAACCGTTTGAACAAATGGCCCAACTGATGGCCGTTGCCGAGTATGTGACCAAGTTACACGCCATTTGTGTGGTTTGTGGTGCGCCAGCCAATAATAGTCAACGGATTGTGGCGAGCAACGAACGACTTCTCTTGGGCGAAAAAGATGCTTATGAGCCAAGATGTCGTCATTGCTTCGAGTGGCCGCACGAAGCGTAG
- a CDS encoding saccharopine dehydrogenase NADP-binding domain-containing protein, protein MVITVIGAGTMGSAVVSALAQNSEVSQIHVCDARPGALQGLHEQIQAHKVRAHELDARNLSQLKPLMHTSRVVVNCIASEMSPVLAQLAIEEGVHFCDLGGYRDAIEKVLELNETAKKAGVWVVPNCGLAPGLVNILCMQGVQQFDTVHGAYLRAGTIPLQQNPPLNFASFFSAEKLLEEYTEQALSLHAGEVVQQTPLTGVEPIHFSAPLGTLESFYVSGVLAQMAPKLVGRIQNMDFKAIRYPNHASQMSFLLALGFAEKRMIDVGTHLTYRDVLTRRIRKRMGGDVKDAVLLRVVINGIKEGKERSLVYQLREEHDENRGGSAVKRCIGASVAAVATFLGRGAVQGAGVLTPEFVLPPDLYLEDLASYGVVPEVTWFEGFQDVNQAFS, encoded by the coding sequence ATGGTCATTACCGTAATTGGTGCGGGTACGATGGGTTCCGCCGTTGTATCTGCACTTGCACAAAACTCTGAAGTTTCTCAGATTCATGTTTGTGATGCCCGGCCGGGTGCGTTGCAAGGGTTACACGAACAGATACAAGCCCATAAAGTGCGGGCACATGAACTGGATGCCCGCAATTTGTCTCAGTTAAAACCCCTGATGCACACCAGTCGCGTGGTCGTCAACTGTATTGCCTCGGAAATGAGCCCGGTTTTGGCACAATTAGCCATTGAAGAGGGGGTGCATTTTTGCGATTTGGGTGGATACCGCGACGCCATCGAGAAAGTCTTAGAATTGAATGAGACAGCGAAGAAGGCGGGTGTATGGGTGGTTCCCAATTGTGGTCTTGCGCCCGGCTTGGTCAATATCTTGTGTATGCAAGGGGTTCAACAGTTCGACACGGTACACGGTGCCTACCTAAGGGCTGGAACCATTCCGCTCCAGCAAAATCCACCGCTTAACTTTGCTTCCTTTTTTTCGGCAGAGAAACTTTTGGAAGAATATACCGAGCAGGCACTTTCCCTCCATGCCGGAGAAGTGGTACAGCAAACACCGCTAACGGGTGTAGAACCCATCCATTTTTCGGCCCCTTTAGGTACGTTAGAAAGCTTCTATGTATCCGGTGTATTGGCGCAGATGGCGCCCAAGTTGGTTGGTCGTATTCAAAATATGGACTTCAAAGCGATCCGGTATCCAAATCATGCCAGTCAGATGAGTTTTCTTTTGGCTTTAGGTTTTGCGGAAAAGCGGATGATAGATGTAGGTACGCACCTGACGTATCGGGATGTACTAACGCGCCGGATTCGTAAGCGCATGGGGGGAGATGTGAAGGATGCGGTACTGTTACGGGTGGTGATCAATGGGATTAAAGAGGGCAAAGAACGGTCCTTGGTGTATCAACTTCGCGAAGAACACGACGAGAACAGGGGCGGGTCGGCGGTGAAGCGTTGTATAGGGGCTTCGGTAGCGGCGGTTGCCACCTTTCTGGGGCGTGGAGCGGTACAAGGGGCGGGGGTCTTGACTCCCGAATTTGTGCTGCCGCCAGATTTATATTTGGAAGACCTCGCCAGCTATGGCGTTGTGCCGGAAGTGACATGGTTTGAAGGCTTTCAGGATGTGAACCAGGCTTTTTCCTGA
- a CDS encoding iron ABC transporter permease, whose amino-acid sequence MLSRKTSYFLLFPVFAILIGYVVWPFMRTVETGLQGEAWQTIFKSTDAPNVRALLQSVALGLLSVVGAGVLGTGLAWLFHRFDFPLRRLLQAMAALPLALPPLVGVMAFLYLYGPSGMLPRTLQVLLGWDEVPFSFEGFPAVWLVHVYTQFVYFYLFVSAALRNMDGSLLEATSDLGAGEGYTFFRVVLPILRPALVGAGLLVFMVSMASFTAPLLFDGSGRYLTLQIFNYKTNGERELAAVVSTVLTLICLVLLVVAEWKPRITSQQRAKGTASATRPITQSWKRGLALGVALLILLFLGLPILTIVLLSFAAEGSWTTQILPSTYTFSHYRMLFNDPSFAEPIQNSLQMAALATLGNFIFGITASLLMVKSRLPGRTLLRVMTALPFAIPGTVIALNLILSFNTPSAFSFGQILVGSYAILPLAYFIRHIPLVVRATTAALENYDDQLTEAAYDLGASTWRTFRTVMLPILFPAIVAGTLLSFVTALGEFVSSIMLYIIDNRPISVEILAQLRQYNFGGAAAYSVLLMMLIGLSTLATQWIGRIGSRKSST is encoded by the coding sequence ATGCTCTCCCGAAAAACCTCGTATTTTCTTCTTTTTCCCGTATTCGCGATCTTAATCGGATACGTCGTGTGGCCATTTATGCGGACGGTAGAAACGGGCCTACAGGGCGAAGCATGGCAGACCATTTTCAAAAGTACGGACGCCCCAAACGTTCGGGCACTCCTACAATCAGTCGCACTGGGGTTGCTGAGTGTGGTGGGTGCAGGCGTTTTGGGAACGGGATTGGCTTGGCTATTTCACCGCTTCGACTTCCCGCTGCGGCGATTGTTGCAGGCGATGGCCGCCTTGCCGTTGGCCTTACCTCCTTTGGTTGGAGTGATGGCTTTTTTGTACCTGTATGGGCCTTCTGGCATGTTGCCCCGAACGTTGCAGGTGCTCTTAGGCTGGGACGAGGTACCATTTTCATTTGAAGGCTTTCCGGCGGTCTGGTTGGTACATGTCTATACGCAATTTGTGTATTTCTACCTCTTTGTTTCGGCTGCGCTGCGGAATATGGACGGCAGTTTGCTGGAAGCCACTTCGGATTTGGGCGCGGGCGAAGGTTATACGTTCTTCAGGGTGGTTCTTCCCATCCTCCGGCCTGCACTAGTGGGGGCAGGGCTATTGGTCTTTATGGTCTCGATGGCCAGTTTCACCGCACCTTTATTATTTGATGGAAGTGGCCGTTACCTAACCTTGCAGATTTTTAATTACAAAACCAATGGCGAACGTGAACTGGCCGCTGTGGTCTCTACGGTTTTAACGTTGATCTGCCTGGTTTTGTTGGTGGTAGCAGAGTGGAAACCAAGAATTACATCGCAGCAACGTGCAAAAGGAACGGCCTCGGCCACCCGCCCGATCACCCAATCTTGGAAGCGTGGGCTTGCATTGGGCGTAGCGCTGCTCATCCTGCTCTTTTTAGGACTTCCCATCTTGACCATTGTTTTGCTTTCTTTTGCGGCGGAAGGCAGTTGGACAACGCAAATCTTGCCATCCACTTATACTTTTTCGCATTATCGGATGTTATTCAACGACCCTTCTTTTGCAGAGCCCATCCAAAATAGTTTGCAAATGGCGGCCCTTGCCACCCTTGGCAACTTCATTTTTGGTATCACGGCTTCGCTCCTTATGGTCAAATCACGTCTTCCTGGTCGTACCCTCCTACGGGTGATGACCGCATTGCCCTTTGCCATTCCGGGAACCGTCATTGCCCTCAACCTGATTCTCAGTTTTAACACCCCATCCGCCTTCTCTTTCGGTCAAATTCTGGTTGGTTCCTATGCCATTCTTCCGCTGGCGTATTTTATCAGGCATATTCCACTGGTGGTGCGTGCCACCACAGCCGCATTAGAAAATTACGACGACCAACTTACAGAAGCCGCCTACGATTTGGGGGCCAGTACTTGGCGTACCTTTCGAACGGTAATGCTCCCCATTCTTTTTCCTGCGATTGTGGCCGGAACCCTCCTCAGTTTTGTTACGGCCTTGGGCGAGTTTGTCTCGTCCATCATGCTCTACATCATAGACAACCGCCCCATCAGTGTAGAAATACTGGCCCAACTACGGCAATACAATTTTGGCGGTGCGGCCGCATACAGCGTATTATTGATGATGCTGATTGGCCTCTCCACTTTGGCTACCCAATGGATTGGCCGGATAGGCTCCCGTAAATCAAGCACTTAA